Proteins from a genomic interval of Rhodococcus rhodochrous:
- a CDS encoding PDR/VanB family oxidoreductase yields MTADTDVEQSKMLVIGKDVLADGVVAVRLADPDGGRIPAWEAGSHIDIIIDESTVRQYSLCGDPADDTCLTIAVLREEDGRGGSRWVHDTLQVGDLVSIAGPRNNFTFEAADSYLFVAGGIGITPLLPMMRAAHDAGAQWRLLYGGRSRASMAFAAELSDRYEDRIALRPQDEYGLLDLASALDSMPDGTHVYCCGPEPLLQAIEALCREREGLVLHVERFAAKAIPVDALDDTFEVELHRSGSTITVGADETLLDAVLRSGVDTPFSCREGTCGTCEVAVVEGVPDHRDSVLTEDEQAANDCMMICVSRSCTSRLTLDL; encoded by the coding sequence ATGACCGCTGACACCGATGTGGAGCAGAGCAAGATGCTGGTGATCGGCAAAGACGTGCTCGCCGACGGGGTCGTCGCGGTGCGCCTCGCCGATCCGGACGGAGGCAGGATCCCCGCCTGGGAGGCCGGATCGCACATCGACATCATCATCGACGAGTCGACCGTGCGGCAGTACTCGCTGTGCGGTGACCCGGCAGACGACACCTGTCTGACCATCGCGGTCCTCCGGGAAGAGGACGGCCGCGGCGGTTCACGGTGGGTACACGACACCCTGCAGGTCGGCGACCTCGTGAGTATCGCGGGACCTCGGAACAACTTCACGTTCGAGGCCGCAGACTCCTATCTTTTCGTCGCGGGCGGGATCGGAATCACGCCGCTGCTGCCGATGATGCGTGCTGCGCACGACGCAGGCGCGCAATGGCGCCTGCTCTACGGCGGCCGCTCCCGAGCGAGCATGGCGTTCGCCGCCGAACTCTCCGATCGGTACGAGGACAGGATCGCCCTTCGCCCCCAGGACGAGTACGGTCTGCTCGATCTTGCTTCCGCTCTCGACTCGATGCCCGACGGAACCCATGTGTACTGCTGCGGCCCCGAGCCGCTGTTGCAGGCGATCGAAGCCCTGTGCCGCGAGCGCGAAGGGCTGGTCCTGCACGTCGAAAGATTCGCAGCGAAGGCGATTCCCGTCGATGCCCTCGACGACACCTTCGAGGTCGAACTTCACAGGTCCGGTTCGACGATCACGGTCGGGGCCGACGAGACTCTGCTGGATGCGGTTCTGCGGTCCGGTGTGGACACACCGTTCTCATGCCGTGAGGGAACGTGCGGCACGTGTGAGGTCGCGGTCGTGGAGGGGGTTCCCGATCACCGCGACTCGGTCCTCACGGAGGACGAGCAAGCCGCGAACGACTGCATGATGATCTGCGTGTCTCGCAGCTGCACGAGCAGACTCACGCTGGACCTGTAG
- a CDS encoding LpqN/LpqT family lipoprotein, producing MNASLQTRLSDYLAAHEVELSPCNPDDPRHPQPELQAPDGWITLPRDVFPHAHTVLAAPEHVADEWAPNAVLLHGALSRWRPTDELLEVAGQEARGLPEWKETFHDTSDFRGHRSVITQGSYRVDDVEYTAVTRYLVIDHAYDRYLAQLTATARSDSAESLIAHLHTIHEGLRIR from the coding sequence ATGAACGCTTCGCTTCAGACGAGACTCTCCGACTACCTTGCAGCACACGAAGTCGAACTGAGCCCCTGCAACCCGGACGACCCGCGGCACCCGCAACCGGAACTCCAGGCGCCGGACGGCTGGATCACACTCCCCCGCGATGTCTTTCCGCACGCACATACGGTTCTCGCAGCTCCCGAGCACGTCGCGGATGAGTGGGCACCCAACGCCGTCCTCCTTCACGGCGCACTGTCGAGATGGCGGCCGACCGACGAACTCCTGGAGGTTGCGGGGCAGGAAGCTCGGGGACTGCCCGAGTGGAAGGAAACATTCCACGACACATCCGATTTCCGCGGGCACCGATCGGTGATCACCCAAGGTTCCTATCGAGTGGACGACGTCGAGTACACCGCCGTGACGCGATATCTCGTGATCGACCACGCGTACGACCGCTACCTCGCGCAATTGACAGCAACCGCACGCTCCGACAGCGCCGAGTCCCTTATCGCTCATCTGCATACAATCCATGAGGGATTGAGAATCCGGTGA
- a CDS encoding class I adenylate-forming enzyme family protein — protein sequence MASTVGSALHWWAKTKGEQTAIVVAGEALTYRELQDWSGRIARTIVERGIAKGERVGVLGPNSLTWPVVTLAVFKAGAVLVPLNPRYKPAELRKVADDAGLSMVVAPDEFTSLVEDARALGGTFEVLAFSDIAPLREGGRDDFRIDLEPDEPTALLFTSGSTGMSKGVVCTNRTLLNIVFEATLTEEGFRPGSTSLLVLPLVFTPGLVWGLVMTTVLGGTLIVEKELEPNRAARLLGEHKVQAIFGVPLIFDAISRSPEFEKADLSSLRTAIVGGAAVAPALLKRWADKGVALRQIYGMTEAGGVATATLVAEAFDHPDSCGSGSIFTEIKVVRDDGTEADPGEEGEILLRGPGVTPGYWNDPESTSLALRDGWLHSGDLGTRDEEGRVKFVDRLKDLIITGGINISPVEIERVIGEIPGVQEVAVIAASDDRFGETPAAIVTVENGVDEATIIEHCDRLMTDYKVPRYVVIRDEPLPRLPSGKLSKTAIRSEYKDVADRYDKVR from the coding sequence ATGGCTTCCACTGTCGGCTCGGCCCTGCACTGGTGGGCGAAGACCAAGGGTGAGCAGACCGCGATCGTCGTCGCGGGTGAAGCGCTCACCTATCGCGAGCTTCAGGACTGGTCCGGTCGCATCGCGCGCACGATCGTCGAGCGAGGCATAGCAAAGGGTGAGCGAGTCGGTGTGCTCGGCCCGAACTCGCTGACATGGCCGGTGGTCACCCTCGCGGTGTTCAAGGCCGGTGCGGTGCTCGTCCCCCTCAACCCGCGCTACAAGCCGGCAGAACTTCGCAAGGTGGCCGACGACGCAGGTCTGTCGATGGTCGTGGCGCCCGACGAATTCACTTCCCTCGTCGAGGACGCCCGGGCGCTCGGGGGGACCTTCGAGGTGCTCGCGTTTTCCGACATCGCTCCGCTCCGCGAAGGTGGACGGGACGACTTCAGGATCGACCTCGAACCCGATGAGCCCACCGCCCTGCTGTTCACCAGTGGGTCGACCGGCATGTCGAAGGGCGTCGTCTGCACGAACCGGACATTGCTGAACATCGTCTTCGAAGCCACCCTCACCGAGGAAGGCTTCCGCCCCGGATCGACCTCGTTGCTGGTGCTGCCGCTGGTCTTCACACCGGGACTCGTGTGGGGCCTGGTCATGACCACCGTTCTCGGCGGCACCCTGATAGTCGAGAAGGAACTCGAGCCGAACCGCGCTGCACGGCTTCTCGGCGAGCACAAGGTGCAGGCGATCTTCGGTGTGCCGCTCATCTTCGATGCGATCTCCAGGTCTCCGGAATTCGAGAAGGCGGATCTGTCGTCGCTTCGTACCGCCATCGTCGGCGGGGCTGCCGTCGCCCCGGCACTGCTGAAGCGCTGGGCGGACAAGGGGGTGGCGCTGCGTCAGATCTACGGCATGACCGAAGCCGGCGGTGTCGCCACGGCCACGCTCGTCGCCGAGGCGTTCGATCACCCGGATTCCTGCGGTTCGGGCTCGATCTTCACCGAAATCAAGGTCGTTCGCGACGACGGGACCGAAGCCGATCCGGGTGAGGAAGGCGAGATCCTGCTCCGCGGCCCGGGCGTGACCCCCGGCTACTGGAACGACCCGGAATCGACCTCCCTGGCTTTGCGGGACGGTTGGCTGCACAGCGGTGACCTCGGTACCCGCGACGAAGAAGGGCGCGTCAAGTTCGTCGACCGACTCAAGGACCTGATCATCACCGGTGGCATCAATATCTCGCCGGTGGAGATCGAGCGTGTGATCGGCGAGATCCCCGGTGTCCAGGAGGTCGCGGTGATCGCGGCATCCGACGACCGGTTCGGCGAAACCCCCGCAGCGATCGTGACCGTCGAAAACGGTGTCGACGAGGCAACCATCATCGAACACTGCGATCGCCTCATGACCGACTACAAGGTCCCGCGCTATGTCGTGATCCGCGACGAGCCCCTGCCTCGGCTCCCCAGTGGCAAGCTGTCGAAGACGGCGATCCGATCCGAATACAAGGACGTCGCCGACCGATACGACAAGGTCCGCTGA
- a CDS encoding TetR/AcrR family transcriptional regulator, with amino-acid sequence MARRRSSVLGDDTETARGKILAAAEAMFQRYGVVKTTMDDIAKEAGVSRPTVYRYFGDRDSLIIALIEARSRRLFGKARDFLRQRETFAEQIVDGLIFLVDRGRQDPIVRLIVSPEHMDMATALVGSSGLAARLTYEMWAPLLEEARARGEIREGLTDEEICQWIALVQLILVGRMDFNSEDDPDNRRMLTNFLLPCIVDAAPSPRRARS; translated from the coding sequence ATGGCGCGACGACGGTCGAGTGTCCTCGGCGACGACACCGAAACGGCACGCGGCAAGATTCTGGCAGCTGCCGAGGCGATGTTCCAGCGGTACGGCGTCGTCAAGACCACCATGGACGACATCGCGAAGGAAGCGGGCGTCTCGCGGCCGACGGTCTACCGCTACTTCGGCGACCGCGATTCTCTGATCATCGCGTTGATCGAGGCCCGTTCCCGCCGCCTCTTCGGCAAGGCTCGGGACTTCCTGCGTCAACGGGAGACCTTCGCCGAACAGATCGTGGACGGTTTGATCTTCCTCGTCGATCGTGGCCGCCAGGACCCGATCGTTCGGCTCATCGTCAGTCCCGAACACATGGACATGGCGACCGCTCTGGTGGGCAGCAGCGGTCTCGCCGCGCGGCTGACCTACGAGATGTGGGCCCCTCTGCTGGAGGAGGCCCGGGCGCGCGGCGAGATCCGTGAGGGACTCACCGACGAGGAGATCTGCCAGTGGATTGCGCTGGTGCAGCTCATCCTCGTCGGACGTATGGACTTCAACTCCGAGGACGACCCCGACAACCGCCGCATGCTCACCAACTTCCTGTTGCCGTGCATCGTCGACGCCGCACCGTCGCCGCGGCGAGCGCGTTCGTAG
- a CDS encoding MFS transporter produces MVTEHTATASPTRQRSASPAVLIPSMCLVVMITAIMQTAVVPLMPVIVEQLDAGVGPAGWIITANLLAATVSTPLLGRLADRRGPRTVLLGVLAVVFVGSLLCVAWDSLPVLIAGRALQGVSFALFPIGVAVLRSALGSHRLPTALGIMSGMMSVGGGLGMIAAGLLYTDGDDYREIFWLLVVLVVLATVVAWFVVPRSPGSGSGGGTDFGGAVGLTLGLSCLLLALAQGGAWGWLSLPTVGCALFGVIVLLLWYRHEQRSEAPLVAPALLTGRSVAPAHLAAFLVGIAMFVQFLAIAMFVQADPHVVGYGFGASVLETSLFYLMPGQVVGVTAAVVSGFLVRRFRADRVLAVACGIGVCGFGFVMFFHDHTWQMIIAVAVLNTFVSAAYGALPAMLVDHVPMQYTGVANGINAIARTFGSSLASALVGSLLATVTVAGSDLASAQAYVAAFAVGGATTLAAGLVALSARFWQTTNFD; encoded by the coding sequence ATGGTCACCGAGCACACCGCGACGGCGAGCCCCACGCGGCAGCGATCCGCATCGCCCGCGGTGCTGATCCCCTCGATGTGTCTCGTCGTGATGATCACGGCGATCATGCAGACCGCAGTGGTGCCGTTGATGCCGGTCATCGTGGAACAACTCGATGCCGGCGTGGGTCCTGCGGGGTGGATCATCACCGCGAATCTTCTTGCCGCCACGGTGTCCACGCCCTTGCTGGGCAGACTCGCAGACCGTCGTGGACCACGAACGGTGCTCCTGGGGGTCCTGGCAGTGGTTTTCGTCGGCTCGCTGTTGTGCGTCGCGTGGGACTCGCTGCCCGTCCTCATCGCCGGTCGTGCGCTGCAAGGGGTCTCGTTCGCGTTGTTTCCGATCGGTGTGGCCGTGTTGCGCAGTGCTCTCGGATCACATCGTCTTCCGACGGCTCTGGGCATCATGTCCGGGATGATGAGCGTCGGTGGTGGCCTCGGGATGATCGCTGCGGGCCTGCTGTACACGGACGGTGACGACTATCGCGAGATCTTCTGGCTGCTCGTGGTTCTCGTCGTCCTGGCGACGGTCGTCGCGTGGTTCGTCGTTCCCCGATCTCCGGGTTCGGGATCGGGAGGAGGAACCGATTTCGGGGGAGCGGTGGGGTTGACTCTCGGTCTTTCCTGCCTTCTTCTGGCACTTGCGCAGGGTGGGGCATGGGGTTGGTTGTCCCTGCCGACGGTCGGTTGCGCGCTCTTCGGTGTGATCGTGCTGTTGCTCTGGTACCGACACGAACAACGATCCGAGGCTCCTCTGGTAGCACCGGCGCTGCTGACCGGCCGATCCGTCGCCCCGGCACATCTCGCTGCTTTTCTGGTCGGCATCGCGATGTTCGTGCAGTTCCTGGCCATTGCGATGTTCGTTCAAGCCGATCCGCACGTGGTGGGATACGGGTTCGGTGCCTCCGTTCTCGAAACGAGTCTGTTCTATCTGATGCCGGGGCAGGTCGTCGGCGTGACGGCCGCCGTGGTGAGCGGATTCCTGGTGCGGAGGTTCCGCGCCGACCGGGTCCTGGCGGTGGCGTGTGGCATCGGCGTGTGCGGATTCGGGTTCGTCATGTTCTTCCACGATCACACGTGGCAGATGATCATCGCGGTGGCGGTGTTGAACACCTTCGTCAGCGCGGCCTACGGGGCGTTGCCCGCGATGCTCGTCGACCATGTGCCGATGCAGTACACCGGTGTTGCGAACGGTATCAACGCGATTGCCAGAACCTTCGGGAGTTCGCTGGCCAGCGCTCTGGTGGGTTCGCTGCTCGCCACGGTAACCGTTGCGGGTAGCGATCTGGCATCCGCGCAGGCCTATGTCGCGGCATTCGCCGTCGGCGGTGCGACCACGCTGGCGGCCGGGCTCGTGGCCCTCAGTGCCAGATTTTGGCAAACTACAAATTTTGATTGA
- a CDS encoding TetR/AcrR family transcriptional regulator — MARRQSVLSDNAETARAQILAAADNTVERFGVAKTTIDDVARETGVSRPTIYRYFRDRDTLITSLIEARARRLFDDTHVYVADRASFADQVVDGLLYLVDRGRRDPAIRLIVSPEHVDRGSALEGSSELAARLTFEMWAPLLAAARERDEIRDGITDAEICKWITLVELILVGRMDFGDPLGETNRDLLTKLLLPGIVGDVATNVS, encoded by the coding sequence ATGGCGCGGCGTCAGAGCGTCCTCAGTGACAATGCCGAGACTGCTCGGGCCCAGATTCTCGCAGCCGCCGACAATACGGTCGAACGCTTCGGGGTGGCCAAGACCACGATAGACGACGTCGCCAGGGAAACGGGGGTTTCCCGTCCGACGATATACCGGTACTTCCGCGATCGCGACACCCTGATCACCTCGTTGATCGAGGCCAGGGCACGCAGGCTCTTCGACGACACGCACGTCTATGTCGCCGACCGCGCTTCCTTCGCAGATCAGGTCGTCGACGGTCTGTTGTACCTGGTGGACCGGGGCCGACGCGACCCGGCGATCCGATTGATCGTCAGCCCGGAACATGTCGATCGTGGCTCCGCCCTCGAGGGTAGTTCGGAGCTGGCGGCGAGACTCACGTTCGAGATGTGGGCGCCGCTGCTCGCGGCGGCGCGCGAGCGTGACGAGATCCGCGACGGCATCACGGACGCCGAGATCTGCAAGTGGATCACCCTGGTCGAACTGATCCTCGTCGGGCGCATGGACTTCGGTGACCCGCTGGGCGAGACGAATCGTGATCTGCTGACCAAACTCCTGTTGCCGGGCATCGTCGGCGACGTCGCGACCAACGTTTCCTGA
- a CDS encoding SDR family NAD(P)-dependent oxidoreductase has protein sequence MTSIDTAGTDGSILDLFRLDGSVAVVTGAGSGLGAGFARALAEAGADVVIAARRRENLEAVASTVEALGRRCLVAPTDVTDPEQCNALVEATVDEFGRVDILVNNAGVTHAAPATRERPEDFRNVLDVNLLGAYWVAQACGRVMKPGSSIVNVASMLGLVKSVMPQAAYAASKAGLIGLTRDLSHQWAQRKGIRVNAIAPGFVETDMISEMSSDTLAEFLRGSSLGRTATQREIDAAVVFLAGRGSSYITGSTLAVDGGTSGH, from the coding sequence ATGACCTCGATAGATACAGCAGGGACCGACGGTTCGATCCTCGACCTGTTCCGACTCGACGGGTCTGTCGCAGTCGTCACCGGGGCCGGTAGCGGCCTGGGCGCAGGATTCGCCCGGGCGCTCGCGGAAGCCGGCGCGGACGTCGTGATCGCCGCCCGCCGCCGCGAGAACCTCGAAGCCGTCGCATCCACCGTCGAAGCCCTCGGTCGCCGCTGCCTCGTCGCCCCCACCGACGTGACGGATCCCGAGCAGTGCAACGCTCTCGTCGAAGCGACGGTGGACGAGTTCGGGCGGGTGGACATTCTCGTCAACAACGCCGGGGTGACACACGCGGCTCCGGCGACGCGGGAGCGTCCCGAAGATTTCCGCAACGTTCTCGACGTGAACCTGCTCGGCGCATACTGGGTGGCACAAGCGTGCGGTCGCGTCATGAAACCCGGATCGAGCATCGTCAACGTCGCCAGCATGCTCGGGCTGGTCAAATCCGTTATGCCGCAGGCCGCCTACGCGGCCAGCAAGGCCGGTCTCATCGGATTGACCCGCGATCTGTCGCACCAGTGGGCGCAGCGAAAAGGAATCCGCGTCAACGCGATCGCGCCGGGCTTCGTCGAGACCGACATGATTTCCGAGATGTCGTCGGATACGCTCGCGGAGTTCCTGCGTGGCAGTTCGCTCGGACGCACCGCCACCCAGCGCGAAATCGATGCTGCCGTCGTCTTCCTCGCCGGCCGAGGGTCGAGTTACATCACCGGATCGACACTGGCGGTCGACGGCGGCACCTCCGGGCACTGA
- a CDS encoding enoyl-CoA hydratase-related protein, producing MSENGTEDSVVLERHGEIAVMRLNRPDRLNAFTDEMGERLIAMFDETDADDEIRAVVVTGTGRGFCAGADLAAGGDTFVLGDDPDTGGAPPDLGGRVTLRIYRSLKPVIAAINGPAAGVGVTMTLPADIRIAADTAKFGFVFTRRGLVPEACSTWFLPRAVGISTAVEWTVGGKMVPVAEALERGLVREVLPAEQVLDRAIAIARELVSGTAPVSAALTRQLMWQMLGASSPEVAHRAESIGIHVRGTSDDVREGVEAFLAKREPKFPNRISDGLPDLFES from the coding sequence TTGTCCGAGAACGGTACCGAGGATTCGGTAGTTCTGGAGCGTCACGGCGAGATCGCCGTGATGCGCCTGAACCGCCCCGACAGGCTCAACGCATTCACCGACGAGATGGGCGAACGGCTCATCGCGATGTTCGACGAGACGGACGCCGACGACGAGATACGCGCTGTGGTCGTCACCGGGACAGGCCGTGGTTTCTGCGCCGGTGCCGATCTCGCCGCAGGCGGAGACACCTTCGTTCTCGGTGACGACCCCGACACGGGCGGCGCACCGCCGGATCTCGGTGGACGGGTTACGCTGCGGATCTACCGTTCGCTGAAGCCGGTGATCGCCGCAATCAACGGCCCTGCCGCGGGCGTCGGTGTGACGATGACGTTGCCGGCCGACATCCGTATCGCAGCGGACACGGCGAAGTTCGGATTCGTGTTCACCCGTCGGGGACTGGTGCCGGAGGCGTGCTCGACCTGGTTCCTGCCACGGGCCGTCGGCATCTCCACGGCCGTCGAATGGACCGTCGGCGGAAAGATGGTGCCGGTCGCCGAGGCCCTGGAACGGGGACTCGTTCGGGAGGTGCTGCCCGCCGAGCAGGTCCTCGACCGCGCCATCGCGATCGCCCGTGAGCTGGTGTCGGGCACCGCGCCTGTCTCGGCTGCCCTGACCCGGCAGTTGATGTGGCAGATGCTCGGCGCATCGAGTCCGGAGGTCGCCCATCGAGCGGAGTCGATCGGCATCCACGTTCGTGGGACATCCGACGACGTGCGTGAAGGCGTCGAGGCGTTCCTGGCCAAGCGCGAACCGAAATTCCCGAACCGGATCTCGGACGGGTTGCCGGACCTGTTCGAAAGCTAG
- a CDS encoding alpha/beta fold hydrolase, whose amino-acid sequence MTISGRRTELRGDGVLLAADLWEPAHDRKGTVLLLHGGGQTRHSWQRTGARLAEQGWRAYTIDARGHGDSEWPDDGDYSYEANARDIRAVVDDLGESPILAGASMGGMASLVAQGDDPGLARALVLVDITPKSEPEGLAKITAFMEAGLSGFDTLHDALDAVIAYNPHRTRPPRIEGLRKNLRERDGRWYWHWDPRLLSHRTNLPESAGEREARAREAARAVGVPTLLIRGSQSDVVSDEGARDLLELIPGARLVDVSGAGHMVGGDDNDVLSRGLLEFLNEVALTV is encoded by the coding sequence ATGACCATTTCCGGCCGGCGAACCGAATTACGCGGCGACGGCGTGCTGCTCGCAGCAGATCTGTGGGAACCCGCGCACGACCGCAAGGGCACCGTTCTACTGCTGCACGGCGGCGGGCAGACGAGACACTCCTGGCAGCGCACCGGGGCCAGGCTCGCGGAACAAGGCTGGCGCGCGTACACGATCGACGCCCGCGGCCACGGCGACAGTGAGTGGCCGGATGACGGGGACTACAGCTACGAGGCGAACGCGCGGGACATTCGCGCGGTCGTCGACGATCTGGGCGAATCACCGATTCTCGCGGGAGCGTCGATGGGCGGAATGGCCTCGCTCGTCGCCCAGGGAGACGATCCGGGACTTGCACGGGCTCTCGTGCTCGTCGATATCACTCCCAAGTCCGAACCCGAAGGTCTGGCCAAGATTACGGCGTTCATGGAAGCCGGGCTGTCGGGATTCGACACTCTGCACGACGCGCTCGACGCCGTCATCGCCTACAACCCGCACCGAACTCGGCCCCCGCGGATCGAGGGTCTGCGCAAGAACCTGAGGGAACGAGACGGTCGTTGGTACTGGCATTGGGACCCTCGGCTCCTCTCGCACCGAACCAACCTCCCGGAGAGTGCCGGCGAGCGCGAAGCACGTGCACGGGAAGCCGCACGCGCGGTCGGCGTTCCGACCCTTCTCATCCGCGGCTCCCAATCGGATGTGGTCAGTGACGAAGGCGCTCGCGACCTGCTCGAACTCATCCCCGGCGCGCGTCTCGTCGATGTGAGCGGCGCCGGGCACATGGTGGGGGGCGACGACAACGACGTGCTGAGCCGAGGCCTGCTCGAGTTCTTGAATGAGGTTGCCCTAACCGTGTGA
- a CDS encoding TetR family transcriptional regulator has translation MARPSKPLISRASAVAASIEIIDSEGLDAFSLPRLAKHLGVRAPSLYHHFADKSEILEAVARQIAGAGNLPRRKPGPDWPEYFVALSLNLRRSILKHRNAAPILLQYLPRDLLIGTYEDTARFLDDSGVPAHLHVQILDGMERLTLGAVLTEAMRKPSTKNTIFPNVDPESQPLLAHALAVNEKTSRQLFEEMIRSFLHGVVRNTSVEVVEPAQATASVR, from the coding sequence ATGGCCCGACCGTCGAAGCCTCTCATCAGTCGCGCGTCCGCAGTGGCGGCGTCCATCGAGATCATCGACTCCGAGGGACTCGATGCATTCAGCCTGCCCCGGCTCGCGAAGCATCTCGGTGTCCGGGCACCGTCGCTCTACCACCACTTCGCCGACAAGTCGGAAATTCTCGAAGCGGTGGCGCGGCAGATCGCGGGTGCCGGCAATCTGCCGCGCCGTAAACCGGGGCCCGACTGGCCCGAGTACTTCGTGGCGTTGAGCCTGAACCTGCGACGATCGATTCTCAAGCACCGCAACGCCGCGCCGATCCTGCTTCAGTACCTACCGCGCGACCTGCTCATCGGAACATACGAGGACACTGCGCGGTTCCTCGACGACTCGGGTGTACCCGCGCACCTCCACGTGCAGATCCTCGACGGCATGGAACGGTTGACCCTGGGCGCTGTACTCACCGAGGCGATGCGCAAACCGAGCACGAAGAACACCATCTTCCCGAACGTCGATCCCGAGTCTCAGCCGCTGCTCGCGCATGCGCTTGCAGTGAACGAGAAGACCTCGCGCCAGTTGTTCGAGGAGATGATCCGGAGTTTCCTCCACGGAGTGGTGCGCAACACGTCCGTCGAGGTCGTCGAGCCCGCCCAGGCGACTGCGTCCGTTCGATAG
- a CDS encoding GTP pyrophosphokinase: MKTTVDEPEPGLPAPDDVQAPLVAVEHLAQDLRRALMVYKFGIDEMMTKINILREEFTYAREYNPIEHVKSRLKSPESILAKAERKGAPASLGGIREAVRDIAGIRITCSFTSDVYQIIDMITSQLDVTVVEIEDYIARPKPNGYSSVHVIIQIPVYMSDRVERVYVELQIRTVAMDFWASLEHKIYYKHDREVPDELREELRLAAETARDLDLRMEALHRRVHGPNNGN, translated from the coding sequence GTGAAGACGACGGTGGACGAACCCGAACCGGGGCTACCGGCACCGGACGACGTGCAGGCACCGCTGGTCGCAGTGGAGCATCTCGCGCAGGATCTGCGACGCGCACTCATGGTGTACAAGTTCGGCATCGACGAGATGATGACGAAGATCAACATCCTGCGCGAGGAGTTCACCTACGCCCGCGAGTACAACCCGATCGAGCACGTGAAGTCGCGGTTGAAGAGCCCCGAGTCCATCCTCGCCAAGGCGGAACGGAAGGGTGCGCCCGCTTCGCTCGGCGGCATCCGCGAGGCCGTCCGCGACATCGCCGGCATCCGCATCACGTGCAGCTTCACGTCGGACGTCTACCAGATCATCGACATGATCACGAGCCAGCTCGACGTGACGGTCGTCGAGATCGAGGACTACATCGCGCGCCCGAAACCCAACGGGTACAGCAGCGTGCACGTCATCATTCAGATTCCGGTGTACATGTCCGACCGGGTCGAGCGCGTCTACGTCGAACTGCAGATCCGCACCGTCGCCATGGACTTCTGGGCGAGCCTGGAGCACAAGATCTACTACAAGCACGACCGCGAGGTTCCGGACGAACTGCGCGAGGAACTCCGCCTCGCCGCGGAGACGGCGCGCGATCTGGACCTGCGGATGGAAGCGCTGCACCGCCGCGTCCACGGCCCGAACAACGGGAACTGA